TTTGTTTTTAACGTGACTATTGAGTGTAACTATATTTACaatatgtaataaaaatataagaaagttttcaaaattaCATAAGTGACTCTTAGACTTAATCTCGTAAAATAGTTTTCCAGtttgaatatatattataaagaaattcaattaaaaaaatatatctactaaaaatagttaattagatTTTCTCCTCAAAACTTATTAGTCATCATGAATACTAGAACATTGGTAAATACCTtaaaaacacttgtgatacatGTCTAGTAAAACATCAGAGGAGAAATGTCGGAAAACATAAGTTTTTGAAGTTCATACAAGCAAAAAATAGCTCAACAAAGTTTTTGTAGGAAAAAAATCCTAATTTCTTTTACCTTTGATATTTTACTTGTAGAAAAACATATTCCTAATTTCTTTCTAAGTTATTaagtagttttaattttaattttctaaattaatttatattttattaaaggttttaattattaagattttttttatcaactatGAAAACGCGTAATTAGGTGCTATACATTTACATCGGCTTAACgaaaacacttaaaaaaaatcaacacaAAACTAATTTTTGTGGACAGTctaactcaaaaaaaaaaaaaaaaaaaaaaattccgtCGGGTCAAGAACAACAATGCCTAATTTAAGTTGTACTAAGATTAAAAAATGAACGTCACCCTAACCAAcgcattattatatttaagtattttaattttttaaagattatttgttttaaatttatttaattataatatttttatttttgaattgtttattgtatgtttaattttatgatatattgatttattttaatgttataataaatattttaattttaaaattttgatataaattagttaaattaaatttattaaattgattaaatgttttattttaaaattatttaaagaaatatagtttttttaaaaataattgaaaaatgtaaaaagaaatagctatttaaattttataaatatgatataaaatatacataaatttagtaacataaaattaacataaatttttcttgtcgctaacttttttttatcagcgataaaaaataaataaatgagaatcACTTTCGGGGTGGTTCAATCTTATGCAAAATACACAATAACCAATTTTTAACAAATACCACCAATCTAACTATCCGTACTTAAAACCTAAAAACTTCAAGAAATCATCTCCATACACACTAAtggttccaaacaccaattagaatagaaaaacaaaacagaaagaATTTTTACAGAAATCCAAAACTAAACATTTACTTGCACCATTACAAATATTTCTGACACATCAGTCACAttccttttaaaaatgataaaatttatgTGATTCCAGATTGCAGTCATTATCCAACCCAAATTATCCTACCAAATTGTACTCCAAACAACATTAACCTAATTGAATTAAAGCAAACTTGTAAAGATCGTCCTAAAACAGTGatggaaaaaataataatagtttgaTTGAAAAAATATGAATGGTAATGTGAAAATTGGGAGGGTAAAAGGTAATAATCTTATAGTATAGGTGCCATGAGGAGACCGTCCTTTGTATGGATGGGaacaagaaagaagaaagaaacttTGTTTCTGTCGCTAAAGTCAACACCGTGACTCACTGATCAGTCATCAGATAGAAGTTGCCTGCAATTCCATCCAATGCAGCCGAGAGTGACAGGATAAGAATTCTATCATGAAATCAGAAATGtacttattaatatatatattactaatatttcgTTTCATTTTTCAGTAAAAATGTTATGTTTCTATCTTCTTTCTTGCATCTATCAATATTTATCAGTGTCACTTCTATCACAAGTAGTAAATTCTTACCAGATGTAATTAGAAAAAAGAAAGTGAAGCAAAATGATAAGGATGCCATGTCTGTCACGACAAGGACATATTGATGCTTCTGGTTTAGAACTGCTGCCTCATTCTCTCTCTTCTTCACCCATAGCAATGGACCAATAAACTTTTCATTAATGGTTAAGTGTGTTTTCTTTTGCTCTAGTTTCATTGGTAGGGCACGTTGAAGTTGAAGGGGAGTTTTATTCCAAATTTCATTATCAAGTCacaatattaattaatgttattattgttgaataataacattttttttttatcgatagaACTTTGGACGACTGAAAAATTTGGTCCgatcataataaaaaaagtaataaaaaaagcAGTTACAATTAGATTTAGAAGAGTCCAGAGTTAAAAACACGTTGTGAAATATGTGGATAAATATCTCTCAATAACAATAACTTAAAAGATATACTCATTCTCATAAATCGTTTATTCAGTCCACAGAAGTAAGGGTCTAAGTCAATCAATAAATAGAGGTTCTGAAAGGGGAAAATGTAAGTTTTTCATATCCTACTAGAACACACaaaaaatactaatattaaCTTAAGCGTCAGAGTACAATAGTAGATATCATGACTGGCAAAACACACacaatgagaaaaagaagttcaaagatcTAGAAGACTATCGACACGTCAACAAATTGTGTAGATGGTGAAAAGGTATTATCTAGGTTATTCATATTAGTAcaatttttatcaatatttaaaGAACACTTTGTTACTATATTTATCTTTCGAGCTTTTCTACTTAAAACCAATtgcaaaagaaaaatgaaaaactaaaaaactggCATCTGAAACAAAACTCAAATCTCTCACCAACAACTGCTatatcagaaaaaaataatttacagaATGTCTtatggaaataaaaattattttaataatatcatataaaagagattaatgaTTTGATGTGGACAGATATATACACACTTAATACCACCAAGAAAAGTAAGATTGGCACAGAACTATAATTATGTAACTCGCGAtgcatattaatatttatatttaaaaaataatttttattattcaaatttttttaaacaagtaTTATATCATTCCAAAAgtgcaaaatgttttttttttcataaaaagtaTCGACTTCGTCTTAAAGccaattattttaaaactattttcatTAAAAGTACACAATAACGAATTAAATGGAACAAAAGTTTTAATTTGAACATTTGCACATACACCTCTGTTTTGacttattttactattttaaatgGTCTTTAATTGCGCATGGATGCATACCATAGTTTTCGtgcttgagaaaaaaaaaagtacagaACAATTAATTCACCGGCTAAACGCAtggttataaatttttaaattataataaatgaactttaaatataatttttgaataaattttgcattcatttatatataataaaatatattcactTTTAGTTTATGTGAGACCAACACACTCTTCTTACGAGTTTGTGCGTGAAACAATATATTGTGCGTGAAACAACATATTATGGATGATTGATGAAgtaaactttaaatctaactcaatctcataaaatcgaTTTATGAGATAAAGTttacatccacttatatacaataaattgtGCTCATCTTTAGTTTCTGACATCTTTGGCATCTGAAACTTAAATTTAACAATCATCTCCTGCCACGTTCACCCATGAAAAACGTTCAACAGTTGTGGTAACAGGTTCATGTGCAGAAATTTGGAAGTGCAGAGGATGAGAATGAATTAGGCCATGCATAAATGTGTGGAGGTTTTTCTCTCCCTTTATTCATGATTGCATAGCAATTATGTTGTCTTCAAAAGCGACGTGTCGATTGTGGAGTATGATGGAGTCAGTTGAATTTAAATCTTGATTATGGCTAAGTTTAAAGATGTTCTTTCTTTTAATGGTCCAAAACCCTCTGTTAAGCATGAAAAACAATTGTGATGCTTGTATATATGAATTGAGTTATCCTTTCCGTCTCTATCTAATATTATCTCCGTTACCGATTTAAGAAAAATGTTGGATTAGAGTTTGATAAGAATAATGTTGCCTATAGTTGGATACAGAGGGagtaataatattgaagtgGTTTAGTGACAAAGATTTGATGCTTAATGGTAGTAGCAATTAGAGTGAGGAATTTGAAGCAAATATAAAGTTTCAGGCATGTTTTcgctatttatttttttctcacaaTTTCAAAAAGAATCTTCTAACATTgatgaattaattttataaggttagttaaaattaatttttgccATTTAATATGTCCAAGTTATTTAAAATCTTGTAATATGTTTGGCTGTGCTtacaaaatattcatatttatttgtCCGATGAATTGAATGAATGCGGAAAAGCAATCGAATCGTCATTATTAGAAAAATACAATAAAGAAACGAATCAGACGTTGCTTAATCAGCTAGACGTGTCTTGTTtcttattttatgaaaaaagtgACACGACATCAAATAACCCCACGACAATGCAGGGTCGGTGGTTTAGGTTTGCACACAACAGTGATAACAGTACTAATCAAATACtaaacaaatgaaaaagaaagaatataGTGTTTCCCAGAGGCGTAACTAGAGTTTGGTTTTGGGTTCTCAATGAGTTATCCCATTTGTCTATGCTGGTCAACATAgcaaataaatatttgtttcttaCACATGTGGTATTAAATTTTGATGTGTGTACGAATAGGATGCTCTTTTGGACATTTAACTGTGcagtaaaattaatattttggcTTTGAAAAACGAGAATCTTGGCATGGTTTTGCATTTATTAAAGGTGAAGGAGAAGTTGAGGCAAAATCTGTGTGCTGCTTGTTGGGGAGAATAGAAACTAAGAAAATTTGACTTTGGTGCAATTTAAATGTCTGAAGTGGTAGGCTAACAATGCTTGTGTTTCCTGATCTTACACCAAACCCTCAATCATTAGTGCCTTAAATACAATATATCCCTCtcattttataactttttttattccCTTTTCCCACTTTAGCTTCTCACACCCTTGCACTTCCTGCGGAATTATTTCTTTACAAAACTCGTGCATGTGCACGTCATTCTATGCTCATTGGTAAAAAATACCCACTAGTTTTCAAACCCCGTTTTCccaatttcaatttattttatttaaccaCCAAATCACTTCTAATTTGTActgctttttttattttttatcttattttttattcatgaataatttatttaagtgtTTAAATGCCCTTAATTAAGTTATCtggcttttatttatttaataagtaaagtgaatcaaattataaatatttgtccAAATTGTTGGATATAATAACAAGTGGAACAAAGTTTAAATTAGTATCCTCAACACCCAATTGTCCCTCCCTCTCCTCATTGCAAGCAAACAGAGTATTAAGGGTTTGAAGagagtttatattttttttatattgtaacTAGGTGGtcaattatatgaaaaaaataaataaatgttagaATGCTATCTTACCTTATTTTTCTCTGTTAAGATTAACCATTTTAAGTATTATAAATTGTCACCCTTaccttaatttttattttaagattaaGCATGTTAGCTTTTATAAACTTAGTGACAAACAAAAAGAGATGAATCAAAATTACAGGAAAAACTTTTACATGTAACATGTTCCTGAATTTCAAGTTTTATCAAGTAAAAAATTTATGATATTTGTCTCACAAATAAgttataagataaaaaaaatacatgtttaGAGTGTGACATATATAATTATAGTAATTACCTTGTTATATTaaggttttaaaaataaataaacaaatataatctatgtaattactaaaaaaatatttgttgattCATACACACAATTTTTTGATTACATTCACTAATGTTTATATCTATTGAGTTAATTATTGAATGTTTCAATTTACCTTTTTCCAAATGAGAAATTCATTAAAATCATTTCTTAAAGTATTCATGAACCAATTGTTcgatattattattgtttacatttttataccccaaattcaaacaaaaatatCACAATTTTTATAACGTGTTTAAATTACCACAATAGAGATAAATTTATGGTGATTTTACCTTTAAACCATGTTAAAATAATCTGCAACTTATGTGAACCATggaatcaaaattcaaaaaaaaaaaatgaaataaacttCAGAAAATTGTTTAGAACACAACCTGTAAGAATTTTTGTAATAAATGTagttatacatttttttaactaattcaATTCTACTTCTTTTTATTGATACgaaaatacttttatatttaaatttgtatgttATTCCCTATAGATATTCAGAATACTTTACAGgttgtatttgtattttataaactaaaaaaccaTTACATAAACTTAACcgatgttttttttatctatgagaaattagaagaagaaaaattatatttaaattcataCAGTATCACAGTATCAACTAGCATTAGAACTGCTAGAGTTTATGTAGATACATTTGATATACATTCACATGGGAAATACCAGTCTAATGTAATAAACAAACTCCACAAATCATAGAAACTCGTTTAATTACATTCCCGATGTAATCACAAAAGAAACACCAGTATGATAGAAagtaaatacaaatatttttactttaattctGAATTTCTTTGGTAGATGAGAAATATTGAAGAAACAAAAggaaaatagataaaataagtagaaaaaaaatatagttgtcTGATTGTAATGAAACATGTcacaaagaagataaaaaaaatagggtTGCCACCTATCAATTTCCACAAACAAAGGTTTGAAACGGTCGAAAACTATTTCATAGTGATTCTTTTCCGTTGTGATGGGTTAATAAAACAgtcaactttatattttttttaacttttaaaagaaGCAAAAATGCATCTTGTAAAACATTATTCTactctttttatatttaaacacaaaacaaaaaattatttctaatatatatatatatattgctttttttttctcttaaagcGAAGTACTTCCATCATTATTTTATTCTGAGCTATTTATTTTCTctatctctatttttttttctttgcataGATCAAGCACACCGCTCATAATTTTCTACAAATACTTATGCACCATAATTAATGCATAAACTGTAGTGAAGCTAAATCCGTAAGTTTTTACCGAAAATACCAAATACCCGTAACAAATATTCTACTCCCTCAGTGCCAAAAGTGAAACATTCCAAATtgtgtgttgtttattttaataataataaaaagaatataaatactAGTATAATGTGCAAATACTATTATTGTCTTAATAAGAAAAAGGAAGATTAGGGAAGAGTTGCATGAGGAAATGGAAGGCAAGTAACAGTATGATTCATTCCACAGGTGAAAAAGACAGGCACCCATCAATATCTGAATTGTAGAAAATGTAAAGAATCCAACGGTGGAGGAACATCCATCCGCGGAGACACGGAGCCGCTCACGCCCAACTCCTTGGAATCTCACCCTTCCATACAAGCCACCGCACGCACTACCAATAACACTAACACTAACACTAACTCACTCCAAATTAACCTAACCATGGTTAAATCCCaacctttctctctctctctccctctcgcTCCTCCCGTCACGTTAACGTTTATTTATACCCCAACTGCACCCCGGCTCAACTTCCATTCTCCGCCTCTCCGTCTTCCATTCCCGTTATTTCTTGTCTTCCTCTGCTTTGCCTTCAtgtgagggtgattctgcagagtTCACAAAGCAAAAGACACACAccattctctttctttctcaaaAGGAGGCATGAGTTGCAACGGGTGCCGCGTCCTTCGAAAGGGTTGCAGCGACTCTTGTATCCTGCGGCCGTGTCTACAGTGGATCGATACTCCCGAGGCCCAAGGTCACGCCACTGTTTTTGTTGCCAAATTCTTCGGTCGTGCCGACCTCATGTCCTTCATTTCCAACGTCCCTGAGGCCCAAAGGCCCGGTAACTAAATTTTACTTTCACTTCACTTACGCACTTCagttttctttttttctgttttcgtgTCTGATGGCGCTTCTTTTATGCAGCTCTGTTTCAGTCTCTTTTGTTTGAGGCTTGTGGACGAACGGTGAATCCCGTCAACGGCGCTGTCGGCCTTTTATGGACTGGAAACTGGCACGTGTGCCAGGCGGCGGTTGAAACGGTCCTCCGTGGCGGTACCGTCAGGCCTGTGCCGGAGCTTCTTGGCCTCGGCGCTCCCACTCCTGACGACGCTTCCGAAGGCGAAGTTACCTGTAACGACAAATGGAGGGTCCGAGATCCGAACCCGATTTTCCGGTTGCCGGGTTCGATGTCCGATAAGGCTGCTTCTGGTGGTAAGCGCAAGCGATTGGAAGAGCTTGCTAAGCTGCAGACGGCCACCACTGATCTCAATCTCCGGTTGACACCGAGTTTCCTGCAGGCGAACTTCGGTTGCCGACAGGAAATTCGATGGCCGAGATCGCCGTCGATAAACTCGGAGGAGTCCGGGACCACGACGGCGGCGTGCTTGGAAAGCGCGATCGGAGATCACTACGCTCCCGACGGAGACCGGAAAGTGCTGAACCTCTTCATTTGAGAGtcttctctctcctctctctatGAGATTCGTGGTTGAGGGATCTCGCTTACGTGTCCTTTTTTCCCTCTTTTTAACGCTTTCGTTTAGAGAAGAGGTTTTCCCGGAATTTAATCCGGTGAGATTTTGTCAGAACACCGGCACAGGATTTTTCTCTCTGGTGTTCTTTGTAGACAGACAGGCAGGGAGAGAAAGATGAGAGTTCGTCGGTGATAAattttccttatctttttcctttttcttttgttttgttctatGAAACATGTTATGATGAATAttaagtattaaataattaaatacatcTTTTATTTTCGCGATAGTTTTACTggtaaagaaaatatagaaaatatggAGACGAGACATTCGTGTAACCCATACATGTTTGGATACAGTTTTAGCAGATTCGTGTCACCCATACATGTTTGGATACAGTTTTAGCGGTAAATTTATTTTGGTGAATTGCTTAATTTAAAGCAATTGAAAAGGATGATGAATATTCAGGTTTTGATTATCTGCGTTCAGGTTTACCAGCTACGTTAAAGAAATTGACCTGATCCATTCATGGCAAATGGGAGCTGTGTGATGACTCAGACTCAATCCATATATGTCTTTATTTATTTACCTGCCCTTTAAAGCCTTCAACGTTGTACAATATTGAATTGCATCCCTTTGAATTTGTGCTTTTAAtttatagtaaaataaataaacaagcATCTGTAGTTGAAGATGGCAGAATCTCTGATAGCTTGCGATTACACAATTTAGGCACAGAGGGAGATAGCAAGAGTTTGAAGTTTGAACAACTTTATGGACAGTGGAAAAAGAACTTTATTGGTAAGGATCTCTTTTGCGAAATCCTAGACTTTATGAAGTCTTGAAATTACTGATAGAAGTGGCATTTACACGAACTTTAGCTGATGTTGTTGGCTTTGGAATCATCTTAGGAGTCCAATTCCCCGGCTTTGATGGGGGAGTAGCAGTGAATGTtttggatttatttatttacctgTTACTAATTATGTAACTGTAGGCaatgaataataaattaacAGAGTGAAAGGGTGGGAAAGAGAAAGAAGCAAAAGTTGTTGGGTGGCCTTTGGAGTATGCAAGGAGGCATAAAAATTTAGAATGACAATAGGAATCGAGGTGCAACAAAACTGGTGATTGCGTCTTCACCTTCGTTTCCTTTGCCTTTACCAAAGACATAGCAAAAAGACCACGGCTCGCGTCAGTGTCTACTTTTCCCCCTCTTCCTGTGTTGTCCAATTCTTACTCATTATAACACCCTATTTTTACCACACCCTAATTAACTTTTTTCATACTCtaactatttttatatattatatatttttaatcaaaatattttcaaagaacagtgtttttgaaacttttttaatagattatttataataattaatctcATTCTTACTTAATTAATATCTTGTTATTATATGTTAAACAGTTAGTTTTGTTTTCTCCCCAAATATACACTTTTTAAGAAGTTTGTCTGAATTATTTTCTACAAAACACCTCTTAAATTGTAtcatgttattattttttattaatatattcttgattattttataaaattaaagatagtttataaatatttttatagtacATCCGAGTTCATTAATATTCAATACAATCAACCTAACCAAGATTATGCTTAGGCGATACCATCTCGTCAAACCACACTAGAAACAACAagatcaaattattttaaaaaactttaccAAAATCaggttaaaaatttaaaatgacaaataaataaataatgattgaaaccgattaaaatacgctaatcaatttatattatcaaattataccaATATTAACTTTGAAATTGTGTTAATCTAGACCACTATTCTCCCTcatctttatatataaattcacaTTATCCATATAAATATACCTTTTcgattatattaaatattttaaatattaactcaagcattgaaattttttttacaaataatcTCACTCctaagtttgaaaaaaaaaattaacaagatCAACAAAATAGAAATGAAAATATCTTCTCAAACCATACcagaataattttaa
The sequence above is a segment of the Phaseolus vulgaris cultivar G19833 chromosome 2, P. vulgaris v2.0, whole genome shotgun sequence genome. Coding sequences within it:
- the LOC137810050 gene encoding LOB domain-containing protein 37-like, giving the protein MSCNGCRVLRKGCSDSCILRPCLQWIDTPEAQGHATVFVAKFFGRADLMSFISNVPEAQRPALFQSLLFEACGRTVNPVNGAVGLLWTGNWHVCQAAVETVLRGGTVRPVPELLGLGAPTPDDASEGEVTCNDKWRVRDPNPIFRLPGSMSDKAASGGKRKRLEELAKLQTATTDLNLRLTPSFLQANFGCRQEIRWPRSPSINSEESGTTTAACLESAIGDHYAPDGDRKVLNLFI